In one Drosophila albomicans strain 15112-1751.03 chromosome X, ASM965048v2, whole genome shotgun sequence genomic region, the following are encoded:
- the LOC117567735 gene encoding uncharacterized protein LOC117567735, with protein sequence MQLQRIILLVGCILTVLLAQCSQTIEARRLIFYNPQSKTLTGQLLISHRVKRPCPAGRMRDHRDRCRRAVIFARPK encoded by the coding sequence atgcaactgcaacgaaTAATTCTATTGGTGGGCTGCATTCTAACAGTGCTGTTGGCGCAATGCAGCCAAACGATAGAGGCGCGTCGACTCATCTTCTACAATCCGCAGAGCAAAACTTTAACTGGCCAACTGCTCATCTCTCATCGTGTTAAGCGTCCCTGTCCAGCCGGCAGGATGCGCGATCATCGTGATCGTTGTCGTCGTGCGGTCATCTTTGCACGTCCCAAGTGA
- the LOC117573764 gene encoding serine protease easter — MTPISLLFVVVVFSLATLWQLLLAAPNPDSRAPQTHYGNCYTADFGHGRCLLRSNCDFYDTNVLDTTSKRHCNSQQRPNLVCCPREKNALPLVAPRIDNNTKLSTSEVTAAASHVAGNFNGDQLPKHPNCGTSFAFKVYGGNNTGLNEFPWTTLLEYTVQATGQTQRICGASFIAGRWLLTAAHCVHQSFLGSGRKLSGARLGEWNQTSNPDCITNWNGRRECAPPFIQASFDRTIIHPQFELENWTNDIALLRLTSAVDWSQHHPLEPVCLPPSSGAGGAAGSDQLEGSAVDVSGWGLTEKNNEPSAVKRKAVLLVQSQSQCQATYRNEGYSIIDSQICASGGRNVDSCSGDSGGPLTLETYTADRNLYVYQAGIVSYGKKRCGQANFPGVYTRVSSFMDWIEQTIRNNSDG, encoded by the exons ATGACACCCATCtcgttgttgttcgttgtcgttgttttttcGCTGGCAACTCTGTGGCAATTACTCCTTGCTGCACCCAATCCAGATAGTCGAG CACCACAGACACACTATGGCAACTGTTACACCGCAGACTTTGGGCATGGTCGCTGTCTCTTGCGCAGCAACTGTGATTTCTACGATACGAATGTTCTGGATACAACGAGCAAGCGGCACTGCAACTCACAACAGAGACCCAATTTG GTCTGCTGTCCACGCGAAAAGAATGCGTTGCCTCTGGTCGCACCGCGTATCGATAACAACACAAAGCTAAGCACAAGTGAAGtaactgctgctgcctccCATGTGGCAGGCAATTTCAACGGCGATCAGCTGCCCAAGCATCCGAACTGCGGCACATCGTTTGCCTTTAAGGTGTACGGCGGCAACAACACCGGCCTTAATGAATTCCCCTGGACAACGCTGCTAGAGTACACGGTGCAGGCAACGGGTCAAACGCAGCGTATTTGTGGCGCCTCCTTTATTGCCGGACGCTGGCTGCTCACAGCGGCCCATTGTGTGCATCAAAGTTTTCTGGGCAGTGGCCGCAAGTTAAGCGGCGCTAGGCTCGGTGAATGGAATCAGACAAGCAATCCGGATTGCATCACGAATTGGAATGGCAGACGGGAATGTGCACCACCGTTTATTCAGGCCAGCTTTGATCGCACAATTATCCATCCACAATTCGAGCTCGAGAACTGGACCAATGACATTGCTCTGCTGCGGCTCACCAGCGCCGTCGATTGGAGTCAGCATCACCCCTTGGAGCCTGTCTGCCTGCCACCGTCGTCAGGAGCTGGCGGAGCAGCTGGCAGTGATCAACTTGAGGGCAGTGCCGTTGATGTCTCGGGCTGGGGTCTCACTGAGAAAAACAACGAGCCGAGCGCGGTTAAACGTAAAGCGGTGCTCCTCGTGCAATCGCAAAGTCAATGCCAGGCCACATATAGGAATGAGGGTTATTCTATCATTGATAGTCAGATTTGCGCTAGTGGCGGTCGTAATGTCGACTCGTGTTCCGGTGATTCCGGTGGTCCGCTCACTCTCGAGACTTATACGGCCGATAGGAATCTTTATGTGTATCAGGCTGGCATCGTGTCGTATGGCAAAAAGCGTTGCGGCCAAGCGAATTTTCCGGGTGTTTACACCAGAGTCAGCAGCTTTATGGACTGGATTGAGCAGACCATACGCAACAACAGTGATGGGTAG